In Solanum pennellii chromosome 3, SPENNV200, a single window of DNA contains:
- the LOC107012907 gene encoding protein ASYMMETRIC LEAVES 2-like isoform X1, whose translation MASSSSLSSYSPCAACKFLRRKCQPECVFAPYFPPDQPQKFANVHKIFGASNVTKLLNELQPHQREDAVNSLAYEADMRLRDPVYGCVGVISLLQHQLRQLQLDLSCAKSELSKYQNVGGTTPHLIGGGGRGHNQLLYHHHQFFPRDQQQQQQQQQQQQHIIRGSLDGGSNNFDTGGFKI comes from the coding sequence ATggcttcatcttcttcattatcatcttactCACCATGTGCAGCATGTAAATTCCTTCGTCGTAAATGCCAACCAGAATGTGTATTTGCACCTTACTTCCCTCCAGATCAGCCTCAGAAATTCGCAAatgttcataaaatatttggagccAGCAATGTGACAAAGTTACTAAATGAGTTGCAGCCACACCAAAGGGAAGACGCCGTAAACTCTCTTGCTTATGAGGCAGACATGCGCCTTCGAGATCCAGTCTATGGTTGCGTTGGTGTCATCTCTCTTCTCCAACACCAGCTCCGACAGCTACAGCTAGATCTTAGCTGTGCAAAGTCTGAACTGTCAAAGTATCAAAATGTAGGAGGCACCACTCCTCATTTGATAGGAGGTGGAGGGAGAGGTCATAACCAACTATTGTATCATCACCATCAGTTTTTTCCTAGAgatcagcaacaacaacaacagcagcagcaacaacaacaacacataaTCCGCGGATCACTTGATGGAGGAAGTAACAATTTTGATACAGGtggatttaaaatttaa
- the LOC107012907 gene encoding protein ASYMMETRIC LEAVES 2-like isoform X2 yields the protein MASSSSLSSYSPCAACKFLRRKCQPECVFAPYFPPDQPQKFANVHKIFGASNVTKLLNELQPHQREDAVNSLAYEADMRLRDPVYGCVGVISLLQHQLRQLQLDLSCAKSELSKYQNVGGTTPHLIGGGGRGHNQLLYHHHQFFPRDQQQQQQQQQQQQHIIRGSLDGGSNNFDTG from the exons ATggcttcatcttcttcattatcatcttactCACCATGTGCAGCATGTAAATTCCTTCGTCGTAAATGCCAACCAGAATGTGTATTTGCACCTTACTTCCCTCCAGATCAGCCTCAGAAATTCGCAAatgttcataaaatatttggagccAGCAATGTGACAAAGTTACTAAATGAGTTGCAGCCACACCAAAGGGAAGACGCCGTAAACTCTCTTGCTTATGAGGCAGACATGCGCCTTCGAGATCCAGTCTATGGTTGCGTTGGTGTCATCTCTCTTCTCCAACACCAGCTCCGACAGCTACAGCTAGATCTTAGCTGTGCAAAGTCTGAACTGTCAAAGTATCAAAATGTAGGAGGCACCACTCCTCATTTGATAGGAGGTGGAGGGAGAGGTCATAACCAACTATTGTATCATCACCATCAGTTTTTTCCTAGAgatcagcaacaacaacaacagcagcagcaacaacaacaacacataaTCCGCGGATCACTTGATGGAGGAAGTAACAATTTTGATACAG GGTAG